The genomic window CCGGGCAGCCCCGGGTCGCCGACTTCGGGCTGGCCCTCAAGGACGAGGACTACGGCAAGGGGGCCCGGCTCGCCGGCACGCCGTCGTACATGAGCCCGGAGCAGGCCCGGGGCGAGGGGCACCGGGTCGACGGGCGGTCGGACCTCTTCAGCCTCGGCGTCGTTCGGGAGCAGCCCCGGATGCGGCCCGGCCGGCCCGGCCACGGGAGGATACGCGCCGTCGCGGCCCGGCCGCGAGGGGAGCCCGCCCGCACGTCCTCGGCGCGCGACTTGTATGGAATCGTGCCGGCCCGGCGGCCGGCCCCCGGGGCGATCGGAGGCCCCGGAGGCGGGGCCGGAACGTGCGGCGGGGGTGGGCGGGATAGGCATGAATCGCGTTGATTTGGGCCGACCTCGTCGATTATAATTCGCCCGGCTGAGACAACTGTCAGCCCACCGCCTGCCGCCCCGCACCGTGGCTCCGCGACGTTGCCCGTAACGCCGCGCGGCCTCGCCGATGCCGGCCAGCCTCCCTCGATTCGAGCGCTCTGAGTCTCCTCGCGGCCCGCCGGGTGGCCGAGCACCCGGCCGGGACGGATCGACGCGGGGGGGCGGCCTTCCAGGAGTGGGGATCCATGCCGCTGGACTACGTGCAATCGTTCCTGACCCGCCGGCCGGGCTGGGTGGTGGCCGCGTGGTTGGGATTGGCGGCGGCCGTCGGTTTCGCGTCGCCCAGCTTGACCAGGCTGGCGGCGGAGGGCCAGTCCAAGCTGCTGGGCCCCGAGGCGGAGAGCCGCCGCGCGGCCGACCTGGTCCGCAAGGCGTGGCCGAAGCAGGCCTACGAGGCCACGGCGGTCCTCGCGTTGCACCGGCCCTCGGGCCTGACCGACGCGGATCGCGCCTTCGCCAGTCGGGTCCAGGGGCGGTTCGAACGCGGGGATCGGCCGAAGGAGGTCGTCCGCGTGCTCGGGCCGGACTCCGACCGGGAGATCGCCGGGCGCCTCGTCAGCGCGGACGGCACGCTCTGCCTGGTGGTCGTCCCGTTCGACACCTCGTACGTCGCCCCCTCCGCGCAGAAGGCCGTGGCCTGGCTCCAGGACGAGGCGGATGCCCTCCGCCGGGCGGACGCGGGGCAGATCGGCGGGCTCGAGCTGCGATGGACCGGCGACGCGGTGATCGGCCGCGACTACATGGCCCAGGTGCAGACCTCGCTCGACCGGGCGGCGGCCGCCACGGTGGCCCTCCTCCTGGTCGTGCTCCTGGTCGTCTATCGCTCGATCTGGCTGGCTATGGTGCCGCTGCTGACCATCGGCCTCAGCCTGGTGATCGCCCGCGGCCTGCTGGCCTGGCTCTGCCGGGCCGGCTGGGAGGTCTCGCCCCTGGTGGAGCTCTTCCTCGTGGCGCTCCTCTTCGGGACCGGGACCGACTTCTGCCTGTTCCTCTCGTGGCGGTTCGCGGAGCACTACAACGAGCGGAACCCGGCCGGCGTGATGCGGCTGACGCTCGGGCGGTCGCTCGTGCCGCTGGTCACCAGCGCGGGGACGATCGTCGTCGGCCTGCTCCTGATGGGGACGACCAAGTTCAAGCTCTTCTCGACGACCGGGCCGAGCGTGGCCCTGGGCCTCGCCATCTCGCTGGCGGCCACCCTGACGCTGGCCCCCGCGCTGCTGGTGCTGCTGGCCCGGTACCGGCCGAAGGCGTTCCGCGGGTTCGCCGCCCCCTCGGGGGACCTCTGGGATCGGGCCGGCCGCGTCGCCATGTCCCGCCCGCTGCGGAGCTGGGGGCTGGCCCTGCTGGCGATGATGCCGCTGGCCGTGCTCGGGACCCAGACCCGCTTCGTGATGGACCTCCTCTCGGAGATGCCCCGGACGACGGAGTCCGGCGAGACCCTCCGCCTGGTCGCCTCGCGGTTCGACCCGGGGATGATGGCCCCCTTGACCGTGGTCCTGGAGTCGGACGCCGACCTGAGGCGGTCCGAGGGCCTGGCCCTGATCGACGACGTGAGCCGGCTGCTGTCGCACCAGCGGCGGCTGACCGAGGTCCGCTCCGCCACCCAGCCGCTGGGCTCCCCCGAGCCGCTGGCGAGGGCCCGCCTGTCGTCGCGGCTGGGCGAGGTCAACGACGGCTTCCGGCAGCTCGCCGACGGGGCGGGCACGCTGAACCGGGGGCTGACCGAGGGGGCGGCCAAGCTCCGGGCCGCGCTCTGGCTGGGGCGCCGGGTGGGCCTGAACGTCGGCGGGGCCCTCGGGGCGGCCACGGGCAGCGGGGCCGGCTCGCCGTCGTCACCGGCGGCCCGGGCGATGGCCTCGGGCCTGGGCAAGGCGGCCGCCGCCGGCATGGCCCGCGGCGGGGCCCCCCCGTGGGACCTGGCGAACTACGCCAGGGCGTTCGACCTCCTCTCCCCCGCGGGGCCGCCGGCGGGGCCGGGCGCGCCCGTCGCCGCCGCCGCCGCGGCCGCCCCCGCCGGCAGCGCCGACCCGTCCGTCCGGAGGGCCGGGGGGAGTACGCCCGCCGAGGGCCCGCCGCCGACCGCGGCCGCGGGGACCGGGCCGGCCGAGGTGCTCCTCGCGGAGATCACCCGCGCCGCCGACGGCGCGGACCAGATCGCCAAGGGGGCCCGCCGGGCGCATCGCGAGGTCTCGGCGATCCTCGAGGATCCGGTCGGCCGCCGCGCCCTGGACCGGCTGCTGATCACGCCCCAGAACATCGACGAGAACCCCGACCTGCGCAAGAGCTTCGGCGTCTACATCACGGACGACGGCCACCGCGCCCGGATCGACGTCACGCAGGGCGACCGCGTCTTCTCGGACAGCGCGATGAACCAGGTGGAGGTGCTCCGGAGGCGGCTGCGGGAGTACCTGGGCGAATACGAGGGGATCGACGTGAGGGCCTCGATCGCCGGGGCCAACGCCGAGTCGGCGGACGTCCGCCTGCTCACCCACGACGACCAGGTCAAGAGCTGGTTCGTCGTGCCGATCGGCGTGTTCCTCGTCCTGCTGCTGGCCCTCCGCGACCCCTGGGCCTGCTTCAACCTCGTCGCCACGATGGTCCTCACCTACCTCTTCGCCCTGGGCGCGACGCACCTGCTGTTCGTGACCATCCTGGGCGCCGAGGGGCTGGACTGGAAGGTGCCGTACTTCCTGTTCGTCCTCCTGGTGGCCGTGGGCGTGGACTACAACGTCTTCCTGATGGCGAGGCTCCACGAGGAGACCGCGCGGCACGGCTTCCGCGGCGGCATCGTCCGGGCGATCGGCCAGACCGGCGGCCTGATCAGCTCGGCCGCGGCGATCACGGCGTGCAGCTTCGCCTCGTTCCTCTCCAGCCCGCTCGCCTCGCTCCGGCAGCTCGGCTTCGCCCTGGTCGTGGGCATCACCGTGGACGCCCTGCTCGTCCGGCCGCTGCTGGTCCCGTGCGGACACTGGCTGCTCCGGCGCTCCCGCGAGGTCCTCGGCCCGGGACAGCCGGCCCTGGCTCGCAGCGACCGGCTGCTGTCCCGCGTGCCGGATTAATACGGGACTAACCACAGAGGCACAGAGGGCACAGAGAAGACGGGAAGAGAATACGAGAGGGGGGAGGAGAGAAAACGAGAGAGAGAAGAAGACGAGAGGGGGAGGAGAGAAGACGAGAGAGAAGAGAAATGAGAAGACAGGAAGGAGAGTACTTAAAGGAAAAATTTGTGCAGACGTGATTCGATCGGCTTCCTCAGAGGGCCATGCGCTTCAGGCCGTCTTTCAGGACCGGGACGTTGAAGTTGATGAGGAGGCCGAGGTGGGTGCGGCTGAGCTTGAGATAGGTGAGGAGTTGAGCTTCGTGGATGGGCAGGAGCTGCTCGGCGGACTTCAGCTCGACGACCAGCCGGCCCGGGATGAAGACATCGATGATCAGCGGATCCTTGAGTGCCTTCCCCTTGTAGACCAGAGGCAGGGGATGCTGGGAGAGAAACTCGACCCCGGCCGTCCGCAACTCTTCCTCGAAGCACGCCTGGTAGATCGACTCCAGCAACCCCGGCCCCATCTGCCGATGGACCTCAATCGCCGCACCAATCACAACCCGCGTTAACTCCCCGTCCTCTCCCATCTCGTTCTCTCTTCTGGAGTCTCCCTCTCTCTAATCCTCTTCTCTTCCTCCCTATCCTCTCCCTATCTTCTCTCTCTCTCTAATCCTCCCTATCCTCTCTCTCTCTCTCTCTAATCCTCTACTCTTCTTCCCTCTCCTCTCCCCGTCTTCTCTTCCCCGTCTTCTCTGTGCTCTCTGTGCCTCTGTGGTTAGTCCACGTATTTCCCGATCAGCAAGCTGGCGTTATGCCCGCCGAAGCCGAAGCTGTTGGACATGACGTGGTCGACGCGTGCCTCGCGGGCGACGTTGGGGATGTAGTCGAGGTCGCAGCCCTCGCTGGGCTGCTCGAGGTTGATCGTCGGCGGGAGGACGCCGGTCCGGAGGGCGAGCACGGAGGCGACCAGCTCGACGCCGCCGGAGGCGCCCAGGAGGTGGCCGAGCTGGCTCTTGGTGCTGGAGACCATGAGCTTGCGGGCGTGGTCGCCGAAGACGCACTTCATGGCGACGGTCTCGGCGAGGTCGCCCAGCGGGGTGCTCGTGCCGTGGGCGTTGATGTAGCCGACGGCCTCGGGGGGGAGCTGGGCGTCGGCCAGGCAGCGCTTCATGGCGCGGGCGGCGCCGCGGCCCTCCTCGTCGGGGGCGGTGATGTGCCAGCCGTCGGCGGACATGCCGTAGCCCTTCAGCTCGGCGAGGATGCGGGCGCCCCGGGCGCGGGCGACCTCCTCGGCCTCGAGGACCAGGATCCCGGCGCCCTCGCCCATGACGAAGCCGTCGCGGTCGCGATCGAAGGGGCGGCTGGCCCGCTGCGGGTCGTCGTTGCGGGTGGACAGGGCGCGCATCGCCGCGAACCCGCCCAGGCCCATGTGGGTGATCGCGGCCTCGCTGCCGCCGGTGATCATGACGTCGGCGTGCCCGGACTGGATGAGCTTGTAGGCGTCGCCGATGGCGTTGGCCGCGGAGGCGCAGGCGGTGGCCACGGCCGAGCACGGGCCCTGGAGTCCCCAGCGGATGGAGACCTGGCCGCTGCCGGCGTTCACCATGAGCTTGGGGATGGTGAACGGGCTGATCCGCGAGGGGCCCTTGTGCACCAGCGTCGAGTGCTGGGCCTCGAACTCGCTGAGCCCGCCGATGCCGGAGCCGATGAACACGCCGCACTGGTCGGCCGGCAGGCGGGCGAAGTCGATGCCCGAGTCGGCCACCGCGGCCTCGGCGGCGACGAGCGCGAACTGGGCGAAGCGGTCCAGGTGCCGCGCCTCCTTCACGCCGAAGCGGGCGGCGGCGTCCCAGTCGCGGACCTGGCCGCCGAAATGGACCTTGAAGTCGGTCGTGTCGAACAGCGTCAGCGGGCCCACGCCGCTCCGGCCGGCGCAGAGCGCCCCCCAGAACGCGTCGAGGCTCTCGCCCAGCGCCGTGACCACTCCCATGCCCGTGATGACGACGCGGCGCGAATGTCCCATTGGTCCTTCCCGATCTCTCCCCTCGTGGGATGGCATCGCGCAGCGGCCCGACGTCGTCCCGATCCGCCCCGTCGCGTCGCGCGAGGCCGTCGATCCGGCCCCCGGGCCGCGCGGCGCCATCCGAATCGGCCCGCGGCCTACTTGGCGTTGCCGTGCTGCTCGATGTAGTCGATCGCCTGGCCGACGG from Aquisphaera giovannonii includes these protein-coding regions:
- a CDS encoding MMPL family transporter, yielding MPLDYVQSFLTRRPGWVVAAWLGLAAAVGFASPSLTRLAAEGQSKLLGPEAESRRAADLVRKAWPKQAYEATAVLALHRPSGLTDADRAFASRVQGRFERGDRPKEVVRVLGPDSDREIAGRLVSADGTLCLVVVPFDTSYVAPSAQKAVAWLQDEADALRRADAGQIGGLELRWTGDAVIGRDYMAQVQTSLDRAAAATVALLLVVLLVVYRSIWLAMVPLLTIGLSLVIARGLLAWLCRAGWEVSPLVELFLVALLFGTGTDFCLFLSWRFAEHYNERNPAGVMRLTLGRSLVPLVTSAGTIVVGLLLMGTTKFKLFSTTGPSVALGLAISLAATLTLAPALLVLLARYRPKAFRGFAAPSGDLWDRAGRVAMSRPLRSWGLALLAMMPLAVLGTQTRFVMDLLSEMPRTTESGETLRLVASRFDPGMMAPLTVVLESDADLRRSEGLALIDDVSRLLSHQRRLTEVRSATQPLGSPEPLARARLSSRLGEVNDGFRQLADGAGTLNRGLTEGAAKLRAALWLGRRVGLNVGGALGAATGSGAGSPSSPAARAMASGLGKAAAAGMARGGAPPWDLANYARAFDLLSPAGPPAGPGAPVAAAAAAAPAGSADPSVRRAGGSTPAEGPPPTAAAGTGPAEVLLAEITRAADGADQIAKGARRAHREVSAILEDPVGRRALDRLLITPQNIDENPDLRKSFGVYITDDGHRARIDVTQGDRVFSDSAMNQVEVLRRRLREYLGEYEGIDVRASIAGANAESADVRLLTHDDQVKSWFVVPIGVFLVLLLALRDPWACFNLVATMVLTYLFALGATHLLFVTILGAEGLDWKVPYFLFVLLVAVGVDYNVFLMARLHEETARHGFRGGIVRAIGQTGGLISSAAAITACSFASFLSSPLASLRQLGFALVVGITVDALLVRPLLVPCGHWLLRRSREVLGPGQPALARSDRLLSRVPD
- a CDS encoding GxxExxY protein, with the protein product MGPGLLESIYQACFEEELRTAGVEFLSQHPLPLVYKGKALKDPLIIDVFIPGRLVVELKSAEQLLPIHEAQLLTYLKLSRTHLGLLINFNVPVLKDGLKRMAL
- the fabF gene encoding beta-ketoacyl-ACP synthase II, whose translation is MGHSRRVVITGMGVVTALGESLDAFWGALCAGRSGVGPLTLFDTTDFKVHFGGQVRDWDAAARFGVKEARHLDRFAQFALVAAEAAVADSGIDFARLPADQCGVFIGSGIGGLSEFEAQHSTLVHKGPSRISPFTIPKLMVNAGSGQVSIRWGLQGPCSAVATACASAANAIGDAYKLIQSGHADVMITGGSEAAITHMGLGGFAAMRALSTRNDDPQRASRPFDRDRDGFVMGEGAGILVLEAEEVARARGARILAELKGYGMSADGWHITAPDEEGRGAARAMKRCLADAQLPPEAVGYINAHGTSTPLGDLAETVAMKCVFGDHARKLMVSSTKSQLGHLLGASGGVELVASVLALRTGVLPPTINLEQPSEGCDLDYIPNVAREARVDHVMSNSFGFGGHNASLLIGKYVD